The stretch of DNA tgtgtttttgcgagtatctccgatgaaggggattaaacgtttcgggaaaagaggcaagttatgccctagatttacaggaccttttgagattctcgagaagataggtcaagtggcatatcggttagcattgcctccagccttatcagcagttcacaacgtatttcatgtctcaatgttgagaaaatacgtttcagacacctctcatatactcagttatgagagtcttcagtttcagccagacatgacctatgaggaacagccagtgcagatcctggatagaaaggataaagtccttcggaataaaaccatagcattggtcaaggttctctggagaaacagtgaggtggaagaagccacctgggagctagagtcagatatgagagctcaatatccagagttattcaggttagatttcggggacgaaatccttttaagggggggatagttgtaaagcccgcttagttaatttggaaattatcagttgtttatgttaatcatgaaattatttatagccatttaaataatttattatggatatttatggaattcagatatgcatgagtatgttatcagtagttttatttcgcatttccggtgtccggtattttggaactcggcgtttggctcagtagagatcacaacttagtatgttagtatttggggacgggttttagacattgggaatgtcgggaatggccgggaatttagaatttcccaaaaataccccttaagtatgatttatgtggttttagtatggaggggcaaaatggtctttttgccccaatgatattttgtcttatgtgagtttttatttggaaattaaatgtttattttaattaaatgttgGCTGGAATGAATTGTGATTAAGTGACTTTTTCCCCATTTGACTTTTCAAaacaaacacttagaaaaatttagaaatttcactcaaactctctctcttttcctctccattttcggctgggtatttggggtgcaaagctgggtttttcttcaattttcaaagcttgattcaaccttaatttgtgagctcttgattgtggtaggtgattctaactctttctctttaaatttcttgaaaaaaatgatgaaaagtgatgatgcatgcatgttgtTTTGGATGTTGTTCTTTCTTGCTTTTACGTGGTTATTTTAtgtggttcaaagcatgttaaattgataggagttaagctatgttgaaagcatgtaggttagattgttaagctttgagttttctttgtgaaaagtatgatttttggaaagaaaatgttgtgaatatATTCtgggttgttgctgttgttcttgttagtttgcagaggtgatattatgcttagttatgtagaattaagttggtttgcatgcttgttttggtggtttgctcaagcttgagtttggaactcaaagcttgagctccaatggcaaattttgtatttgtggtttctgggtaggtttgatgccttggatttgttctttagggtatttagaacaggtctggaaagtttgggatcaattggggttaaattggtcgagttatggaattttatggttgtcgctcgcgagagaaccgaattccggttgtgcatccgattccggatgggggttcgaaattcccgtaaccggaattcggttgggcaaccggtctgccggttgggggatttttcagaaccttagttttcctcgtttttgggtttttaggggtattgccatgctttttatcgatagggaaacttttagttttgagttttagtccccgggaagtgatttagcgtgtcacttatagcgttgtgatttttatggtttaggagccgatgtcagcgttcggcttcggttccggtcgggttgacgaggcacacacgaaatcggaatccgggtaagattagtataacgagatgcatatgtagattacatgtttagcgtgcatgtaggaagcctattagattacattagttgtatgttggcttcgaaccatccaaccccgtcacgtcggtacaggctggagtatgaccagcagccggagtatgaccggttcgaccgatcaggctgacacttggttggtggttccgtgctattgacgtatcccgtcggtacaggctggagtatgaccagcagccggagtatgaccggttcgaccgatcaggaggatatagtaacacgtcggtacaggctggagtatgaccagcagccggagtatgaccggtttgaccgatcaggttgttacgtgtcaatagtaccgtccctatgaacgttcagaactcagtaccatgttggacatggcagtagtgctcagtaccatgttggacatggcagtagcgggactcagtatcgtgttggacacggcagtcagttttatgtatgatattattatgcttttcttactgagtctgtcgactcacagtttatgttcatgtgtaggtaaaggcaaggctgttgctgatggaccgtgagcgagcttatgagattgtacatgtcggggcggttaggcctggagcgtacgatcatcgggacagcgaggctgatttttgtaactggtcgttagacgacttttatttttgtaacagttaatcagttaaatctttttgtaaatgattttataatcgggatcccgagtcttttgtaatattgtttataagtttaatgaaaaagcaaaattttaattaatcacgtttttccataaacctcgttgattagcaacgagctgcacagtacgtttaaaaatcacgtaatacgcctaagatagttagggtgttacaatttttttccGATAAACGACGCCGGAGAAGAAGATAATGTCTTGGTGGGATCTAGACCCAACTCATGTATATTGTAagcttcttatttttctttttttttttattacttttcaGACCCAAACCAtactttttcttctttattttacgGTAGTTTCAAGACTTTTTTATCTGCtctagttaaatatttttgggacCACATGTTATTGTATTAGATTGGATGGATTGATTTCATAGAATTTTATATTCACTTGatattatttcttttcttttaaagtAATAGACTGAATGgtgggtttgtatttacatgcGTGGATTTATatactatattattattttttaataaaaatatattataatattgttGGGTCAATTATAAAAGTGATTTTTTGTGGCTGACCCAATTACAGTGTTTTGTGGAATCTTTGCATTGGTTTGGGATTATGGTTTATTTTGACATTGAAAAGTTTCAGAGTAAGTGGGatacatcaaattataataGCAGAAAGGATTTAGCTAGCTAGTTTGGACTCTCTCTTAAATTATCATGTTATTCATGAAATTAAGTTGAGTGAGTGGTAAAAGTATAGTATTACCATGTTTTGGTTAATATATTACAGTTTTTATttaacaataattgaaaaataatatgaaGATATTAATTTGAACAACCTTACTATATTGTATTTGGTGAAATTAGTTactttgtattttaaaattttaatcacatacatatatataagtgAACCTTATCACATCTTTTGTGGCTTTGTATGGTAGGTCAAAGTGAGTCCCAAAGTGCCTTTGATTGGGAACACAACCAAGTTTCAAATGTTATCCAAGATGTCCCTGATTTGGCCCACAATGAAGCTGCAAATGAGGTCCAAGCAGAGGCTGATTCGgggcaaagtgaggcccaacaAGATGATGAATTGGGCCACATTGTCCTTGTTGAGGAGGTTGAATTTCTTGAAGATGAGTATATCCTAGATGAAGATGATGAAATAGAACTTGAAGTAAACACAAGTGAACCTAGTAAATGGTGGGCATCTGTTGATGACTTTTGCAATCAAGGTGATTTAGAGAACTCAGATAGTGGATATGAGAATGATGATGATTTGCAGAGCTTAGATAGTGAAGATGAATATGGTGAAACCAAAGTTAAGAGAAGTAGAAAGCAATTTATACCAACAAATGAATggtcaaattttgaatttagtcTTGGATTGGAGTTTGCTAGTGTGGCTCAACTAAGAGAAGCTATAAAGGAGTATTTTATAGCCACAGATAAAGAATTTATCTACATCTTCAATCACCCTACAAAGGTTCAAGTAGTTTGTAAGGCTAAAGGATGTGGTTGGTCCTTATATGCTAGGGTACAAAAAAGGGACCACTTAACTTTTAGCGTTAACTCACTTAATAATGTTCATGATTGTGGAATTGTATTTGATAATAAGCATGTGGATGCAACTTGGCTAGCTAAGCATTTCGAAAATGAGTTTAGAATGAATCCCAACATGCACTATACTCAATTCATGGAGCTGACCGCCAACAGTAAGTTCTCTAACACAAAAAGGCATGTGTTTTACAATGCAAAAAAGAAGGCAAGGCACACACTTGAGGGCTCGGTGGCACAACAGTATATTGTCCTTGATGATTATTGCAAACAACTAGTGGAATTGAATCCTGGGAGCACAGCGATAATTAAAAGCAAGATGGTTGATCATAaaaggttgtttgagagagtcTACATATGCATTAAAGCTTGCAAGGATGGATTCAAAGCATGCAGACCATTAATCGGTTTAGATGGTTGTTTCTTAAAAGGGTATTGCAAAGGTATGTTGTTGGCTGCTATTGGTATTGATGCTGATAACTCTATATTTCCTATTGCATATGCTGTATGTGAAAAAGAGAATATAGATACTTGGACTTGGTTTCTTAATTTGTTGAAAGAGGATTTGGAACCAATTGACGTTTCAAAAATCACTATGATGAGTGATAGACAAAAAGGTTTAGAGAAGGCTCAAGCTTCTACATTTGAGGGTGCGGAGGTTAGATTTTGTGTTCGACATTTATATTCTAATTTCAAGAAAGAGTTCCCTGGCCTTTTGCTAAAACAAAAGTTGTGGGCACGTGCACGAGCCACAACACCAGAGGACTTCACCAAAAAAATGGCTGAACTGGAGGAGGTTAATGAGAAAGCATATGAGtggttgataaaaaaaaaaccaagtgAATGGAGTAAGAGTCATTTTAGATTCTTTGTTAAGTGTGACATGTTGCTGAACAACTTATGTGAAAGTTTCAACTCTGCAATATTGGATGCAAGAGAAAAGCCTATTGTCACTTTGTTAGAGAAGCTTCGTTTTTGGTTAATGAGCAGGAGATGTGTTAAACGAGAAAGTGTTTCGAAATGGGTGAATCCAGTTGGAAAGAGGGTGACGAAAATCATCGAGAAGAACAAGCAAGTGGCCAGGTGTTGTTCTTGTACTCGAGCAGATTCACACACATTTGAAGTAAGTCGGGGTGGCATAGAAAAGTTCTCAGTGGATTTGGTTGCTAAGAAGTGTACTTGTAGAGGTTACCAACTCACTGGAATACTTTGTGGGCATGCCTTATCTGCTATTTGTAGCTTTGGATTGAATGAGTATGATTTTGTGGATGATGTTTACAAAAAAGAAGCTTATATAGCTCAATACGTCGGAGTAATTTACCCAATGCCATCACCTGATAAATGGCCTAACCCAGGACAAAATCCAATATACCCTCCTACTAATTCTGTCTTACCTGGTAGACCAAA from Cannabis sativa cultivar Pink pepper isolate KNU-18-1 chromosome 2, ASM2916894v1, whole genome shotgun sequence encodes:
- the LOC115720157 gene encoding uncharacterized protein LOC115720157, with the translated sequence MTVTEYATKFDQLAKFAFDEVAIEATRKAKFIPGLEELIGQDVIVVAKQPGCFVESLHWFGIMVYFDIEKFQSQSESQSAFDWEHNQVSNVIQDVPDLAHNEAANEVQAEADSGQSEAQQDDELGHIVLVEEVEFLEDEYILDEDDEIELEVNTSEPSKWWASVDDFCNQGDLENSDSGYENDDDLQSLDSEDEYGETKVKRSRKQFIPTNEWSNFEFSLGLEFASVAQLREAIKEYFIATDKEFIYIFNHPTKVQVVCKAKGCGWSLYARVQKRDHLTFSVNSLNNVHDCGIVFDNKHVDATWLAKHFENEFRMNPNMHYTQFMELTANSKFSNTKRHVFYNAKKKARHTLEGSVAQQYIVLDDYCKQLVELNPGSTAIIKSKMVDHKRLFERVYICIKACKDGFKACRPLIGLDGCFLKGYCKGMLLAAIGIDADNSIFPIAYAVCEKENIDTWTWFLNLLKEDLEPIDVSKITMMSDRQKGLEKAQASTFEGAEVRFCVRHLYSNFKKEFPGLLLKQKLWARARATTPEDFTKKMAELEEVNEKAYEWLIKKKPSEWSKSHFRFFVKCDMLLNNLCESFNSAILDAREKPIVTLLEKLRFWLMSRRCVKRESVSKWVNPVGKRVTKIIEKNKQVARCCSCTRADSHTFEVSRGGIEKFSVDLVAKKCTCRGYQLTGILCGHALSAICSFGLNEYDFVDDVYKKEAYIAQYVGVIYPMPSPDKWPNPGQNPIYPPTNSVLPGRPKKARNRDVDEPPAPNATKMRRFGQVNTCGNCGKQGHSRRTCKISIIVQPTTQKNKGGRPLKKSPTEETVKRKKRRAKQKAREALQASTSQGQPPSQQQN